From Mauremys mutica isolate MM-2020 ecotype Southern chromosome 23, ASM2049712v1, whole genome shotgun sequence, a single genomic window includes:
- the PPIE gene encoding peptidyl-prolyl cis-trans isomerase E isoform X2: protein MASTKRVLYVGGLAEEVDEKVLHAAFIPFGDITDIQIPLDYETEKHRGFAFIEFELAEDAAAAIDNMNESELFGRTIRVNLAKPMRIKEGSSRPVWSDDDWLKKFSGKTLEENAEEEGAEPSKSETQEGEPPAKKSRANPQVYMDIKIGNKPAGRIQILLRSDIVPMTAENFRCLCTHEKNFGFKGSSFHRIIPQFMCQAGDFTNHNGTGGKSIYGKKFDDENFILKHTGPGLLSMANSGPNTNGSQFFITCDKTDWLDGKHVVFGEVTEGMEVMRQIEAQGSKDGKPKEKVIISDCGEYV, encoded by the exons ATGGCCTCCACCAAGCGGGTGCTGTATGTGG GTGGACTtgcggaagaggtggatgagaaaGTTCTCCATGCTGCCTTTATTCCCTTTGGAGATATCACTGATATTCAGATACCTCTGGACTATGAAACTG AAAAGCACCGGGGATTTGCTTTCATTGAATTTGAGTTGGCAGAG GACGCTGCAGCAGCTATTGACAACATG AACGAATCGGAGCTTTTTGGCAGGACGATTCGTGTCAACTTGGCCAAGCCGATGCGGATTAAGGAAGGCTCTTCCAGGCCCG TCTGGTCGGATGATGACTGGTTGAAGAAGTTTTCGGGGAAGACGCTTGAGGAGAATGCAGAGGAAGAGGGAGCAGAGCCTTCCAAATCAGAGACGCAGGAG GGTGAGCCTCCTGCTAAGAAGTCCAGGGCCAATCCTCAGGTGTACATGGACATCAAGATTGGAAACAAGCCCGCTGGCCGAATCCAGATTCTCCTGCGCTCGGACATTGTGCCCATGACAGCGG agaaTTTCCGCTGCTTATGCACCCACGAAAAGAACTTCGGCTTCAAGGGGAGCAGTTTCCACCGCATCATCCCCCAGTTCATGTGTCAGgctggagatttcaccaaccacaATGGCACCGGAGGCAAATCCATCTACGGGAAGAAGTTTGACGACGAAAACTTTATTCTGAAGCACACGGGCCCAG GGTTGTTATCAATGGCGAACTCTGGCCCAAACACCAACGGTTCCCAATTCTTCATCACTTGTGATAAGACGGACTGGCTGGACGGCAAGCATGTGGTCTTCGGAGAGGTGACGGAAGGGATGGAGGTGATGCGGCAGATCGAG GCTCAAGGCAGCAAAGATGGGAAACCCAAGGAGAAAGTGATCATTTCAGACTGTGGGGAGTATGTGTGA
- the PABPC4 gene encoding polyadenylate-binding protein 4 isoform X2, with amino-acid sequence MQRQHTFAERALDTMNFDVIKGKPIRIMWSQRDPSLRKSGVGNVFIKNLDKSIDNKALYDTFSAFGNILSCKVVCDENGSKGYAFVHFETQDAADRAIEKMNGMLLNDRKVFVGRFKSRKEREAELGAKAKEFTNVYIKNFGDDMDDERLKELFSKYGKTLSVKVMTDPTGKSKGFGFVSFEKHEDANKAVEEMNGKDINGKMVFVGRAQKKVERQAELKRKFEQLKQERISRYQGVNLYIKNLDDTIDDEKLRKEFSPFGSITSAKVMLEDGRSKGFGFVCFSSPEEATKAVTEMNGRIVGSKPLYVALAQRKEERKAHLTNQYMQRIAGMRALPANTIINQFQPAAGGYFMPAVPQAQSRPTYYAPSQMTQMRPNPRWQQGGRPQGFQGMPNAMRQSGPRPALRHLAPTGNAQASRGLPAAAQRVGVAAAAQNLAPRPPVTAPAPRAVPPYKYASTVRSPHPAVQPLQAPQPAVHVQGQEPLTASMLAAAPPQEQKQMLGERLFPLIQAMHPSLAGKITGMLLEIDNSELLHMLESPESLRSKVEEAVAVLQAHQAKKEAAQKVGVVAATS; translated from the exons CTGAGCGTGCTCTAGACACCATGAACTTTGATGTGATCAAAGGCAAACCCATCCGCATTATGTGGTCTCAGCGGGACCCCTCTCTGAGGAAGTCGGGGGTTGGGAATGTCTTCATCAAGAATCTGGACAAATCCATAGACAACAAGGCACTTTATGACACGTTCTCAGCATTTGGGAATATCTTGTCCTGCAAG GTGGTGTGTGATGAGAATGGCTCTAAGGGCTACGCATTTGTGCACTTTGAGACCCAGgatgctgcagacagagccatCGAGAAGATGAATGGCATGCTGCTCAACGACCGCAAAGT ATTTGTTGGGAGATTCAAGTCCCGTAAGGAGCGggaggctgagctgggagccaAAGCAAAGGAGTTCACCaatgtttatattaaaaatttTGGGGATGACATGGATGATGAGAGACTAAAGGAGCTCTTCAGCAAATATG GCAAGACACTGAGTGTTAAGGTGATGACAGATCCCACTGGAAAGTCCAAAGGCTTTGGGTTTGTGAGCTTCGAAAAACATGAAGATGCCAACAAG GCAGTGGAAGAAATGAATGGAAAGGATATTAATGGAAAAATGGTATTTGTAGGCCGGGCACAGAAGAAAGTAGAGCGCCAGGCAGAGCTGAAACGGAAGTTTGAGCAGCTGAAACAAGAGAGAATCAGCCGGTACCAG GGTGTTAATCTGTACATTAAGAACCTGGATGACACTATTGATGATGAAAAACTGAGGAAGGAGTTTTCGCCTTTTGGGTCTATTACAAGTGCCAAG GTGATGCTGGAGGATGGACGAAGCAAAGGGTTTGGCTTCGTCTGCTTTTCCTCTCCAGAAGAAGCTACCAAAGCCGTGACTGAGATGAATGGGCGTATCGTGGGCTCCAAGCCATTGTATGTTGCGCTGGCACAGAGGAAAGAGGAGCGAAAGGCCCACCTCACTAATCAGTATATGCAGCGCATTGCCGGAATGAGAGCCCTGCCTGCGAACACGATCATTAACCAGTTCCAGCCAGCTGCGGGGGGGTACTTCATGCCTGCTGTGCCCCAG GCTCAGAGCAGACCCACTTACTATGCACCCAGTCAGATGACGCAGATGAGACCTAACCCACGCTGGCAGCAAGGGGGGAGACCTCAAG GATTCCAAGGAATGCCGAATGCCATGCGCCAGTCCGGACCGCGCCCAGCACTGCGCCATCTGGCTCCTACTGGCAATGCTCAGGCCTCGCGtggcctccctgctgctgcccagagAGTTG GCGTCGCCGCTGCAGCTCAGAATTTAGCCCCTCGTCCGCCTGTAactgccccagctcccagagcagTTCCCCCTTATAAATATGCCTCAACTGTCCGCAGCCCACACCCAGCAGTACAGCCTTTGCAG GCACCTCAGCCTGCAGTACACGTACAGGGACAGGAACCTTTAACTGCTTCTATGCtagctgctgcccctccccaggaGCAGAAACAGATGCTGG GAGAACGTTTGTTCCCCCTGATCCAAGCTATGCACCCCAGCCTTGCGGGGAAGATCACAGGAATGCTACTAGAGATTGACAATTCAGAGCTACTGCACATGCTGGAGTCTCCAGAATCCCTCCGGTCAAAG GTGGAGGAGGCTGTTGCAGTGTTGCAGGCTCACCAAGCCAAGAAGGAAGCTGCCCAGAAGGTGGGCGTGGTTGCTGCTACCTCTTAA
- the PPIE gene encoding peptidyl-prolyl cis-trans isomerase E isoform X1 — translation MPRFPPFTLEICLHFSFQPSLHVTLFGSIPELAGGLAEEVDEKVLHAAFIPFGDITDIQIPLDYETEKHRGFAFIEFELAEDAAAAIDNMNESELFGRTIRVNLAKPMRIKEGSSRPVWSDDDWLKKFSGKTLEENAEEEGAEPSKSETQEGEPPAKKSRANPQVYMDIKIGNKPAGRIQILLRSDIVPMTAENFRCLCTHEKNFGFKGSSFHRIIPQFMCQAGDFTNHNGTGGKSIYGKKFDDENFILKHTGPGLLSMANSGPNTNGSQFFITCDKTDWLDGKHVVFGEVTEGMEVMRQIEAQGSKDGKPKEKVIISDCGEYV, via the exons ATGCCAAGGTTCCCCCCTTTTACCCTGGAAATCTGCCTGCATTTCAGTTTCCAGCCAAGTCTCCATGTTACTCTATTTGGATCTATTCCTGAGCTAGCAG GTGGACTtgcggaagaggtggatgagaaaGTTCTCCATGCTGCCTTTATTCCCTTTGGAGATATCACTGATATTCAGATACCTCTGGACTATGAAACTG AAAAGCACCGGGGATTTGCTTTCATTGAATTTGAGTTGGCAGAG GACGCTGCAGCAGCTATTGACAACATG AACGAATCGGAGCTTTTTGGCAGGACGATTCGTGTCAACTTGGCCAAGCCGATGCGGATTAAGGAAGGCTCTTCCAGGCCCG TCTGGTCGGATGATGACTGGTTGAAGAAGTTTTCGGGGAAGACGCTTGAGGAGAATGCAGAGGAAGAGGGAGCAGAGCCTTCCAAATCAGAGACGCAGGAG GGTGAGCCTCCTGCTAAGAAGTCCAGGGCCAATCCTCAGGTGTACATGGACATCAAGATTGGAAACAAGCCCGCTGGCCGAATCCAGATTCTCCTGCGCTCGGACATTGTGCCCATGACAGCGG agaaTTTCCGCTGCTTATGCACCCACGAAAAGAACTTCGGCTTCAAGGGGAGCAGTTTCCACCGCATCATCCCCCAGTTCATGTGTCAGgctggagatttcaccaaccacaATGGCACCGGAGGCAAATCCATCTACGGGAAGAAGTTTGACGACGAAAACTTTATTCTGAAGCACACGGGCCCAG GGTTGTTATCAATGGCGAACTCTGGCCCAAACACCAACGGTTCCCAATTCTTCATCACTTGTGATAAGACGGACTGGCTGGACGGCAAGCATGTGGTCTTCGGAGAGGTGACGGAAGGGATGGAGGTGATGCGGCAGATCGAG GCTCAAGGCAGCAAAGATGGGAAACCCAAGGAGAAAGTGATCATTTCAGACTGTGGGGAGTATGTGTGA